AACGCATTATCCATGTGTTACTTGATGAATCAAAAGTAACATATCCTATTGCGGAAGATCTTGGTGTGATACCTGATTTTGTGCGTGAATCATTAGCGCGGTTACAAATACCGGGATATAAGATATTTCGTTGGGAACGATACTGGAATACTGAAGAACAAAATTATATTGATCCAAAAGACTATTCAGAGATTTCAATTGCGACAACAAGCACACATGACACTGATACATTGAGTCAGTGGTGGAAAACTGTACCGGAAAATGAAAAGAATGATATATGCGCCATGGTAGGGGTAACCCCCACTGATAAAAAGTGTGCTTTTAGTTTTGCTATACATATGGGGATACTTAATATTCTCTATAGATCAAATTCAATTTTTTCTATAATTCCTATACAGGATCTATTTGGGTGGAAAGATGTTATTAATGTTCCGGGAACAGTGAGTAAAAATAATTGGAGTTGGCGCTTACCGGGAAGCATTCAGAATATTATAAAAGAGAAGAATAATGCAAAATGTTTAAAAACAATAGATGCCGTTCTAAACGATTCAGGAAGAAAACAGTTTGTGGCGGCACGATAAATAAAAAGATTTGATTAAGAATGTTTTATGAAACAAAAACATAAAATATATATTTCAGAAAATATAAGTATAAAAACAATCAGAAAAATATCTGAAGAATTACAGATACCCGAACATAAAATAAGAAAATATACGCATAAAGAAAAACAAAAAAAGAAGATTCAGGAAAATAAAGGGGTGTTAAATAAAGTATATATACATTCTTTTATACTCGTATGTGCCCTAACACTTATATCATATTCCAGCTATATGGCATACAGGCATAGCGATTTAGTGAAAACTGCGGTAACGTTATGTGAGAAAATAGTACTATATACACGGAACCAATCAGCTTTGAATGATAATGCGTATCTTGCTAATAAAATAAACAGTACACAGCAGAAAGCTCTACAATGTTATAAAAGCGCTAATATCATGCGTGCGCAAGGAAATAAGCAGGGGGCAATTTCTCGATACAAAGATGCCGTGCGATATAATCCTAAATATACAAAAGCGTATATTAACCTCGGGGTAACTTTGTATGAAGTCGGTGATAAGGACTCAGCGAAGAAAGCATTTGAAAAAGTAATAGAACTACACCCGCATTCATCTGACGGATATAATAATCTCGGAAATTTAATGACAGCGGAAGGTATCTATTCTGATGCACTAAAACTGTATAGGGAAGCTTTAAGGTATAACCCGCATGACTCTATAGTGTATTACAATATAGGGTATATTTATACAAAACAAGGTAAACGCAATGAAGCAAAAGAGTATTTTAATTACGCGATTGAGATAAATCCTCAATTACTTCTTGCTCATGTACAGCTAGCACATCTCTATTATCAAGATAAAGAGTTTGATAAGGCCCGCGATCATGGTAAACTTGCGCTATCTTTGGGTGGCGCTAAAGATAAAAATCTTTCAAAAGTTTTAAAAAAATATATAAATAAATAGGAGGAGTGCTATGTCTAAAGTTCTTGTATGTTATTATTCTCGAACGGGAAACACTGAAAAAATGGCCGCAGCAATAGGAGGTTTCATAAAAGATGAAGGTGTTGATGTAGATGTAAAGAAAGTTCAGGATGTTAAGGCTAATGAATTAGAACAGTATGACGGCATTGTTGTTGGTTCTCCAACATATTATGGGACAATGGCATGGGAAATTAAAAAGTTATTAGATGAAAGCGTCGTTTTGCATGGAAAATTGAAAGGTAAGGTAGGTGGAGCTTTTTCATCCGCAGCGAATATTGCTGGAGGAAATGAAACAACTATTCTTGATATCATTAATGCATTTTTAATACACGGTATGATCGTGCAGGGGGAACCAAAAGGAGATCATTATGGTCCTGTCGCAATAGGATCTCCAGATCAACGCACAATTGATTGTTGTAAAAAACATGCAATAAATATTGCGACACTCATTAAAAAATTATGAAAATACAATTACCAAAAATAACTCTTGGAATAACTCTTCTGATTCTTGCTTCATCATTCTTTGCGGCACAGCTATCGGATGCATTGAGAAGCGCGATAGGATTTCATTATTTTTATTTAGCGGTAAGATGCATTATAATTCTCTTGTGCGTATTGCTGATAATCTATAACTATCGGGAAAGAATATCTCATAAAAGATGTTTTCTTTTTTCGGTTTTCGTTGCTTTAGGGCTTATTGCGATATGGTTTATAAAAAATCCTGTAGAGAGATTGCACCTTCTAGAATTTGGTTTGCTTGGCTGGTTCGCATACAAAGAATTAGCTCTTAGAGAGACACGAAAGATAAAAAAGGTTCTCTATCCGCTTTTGTTCATAGTAATAATAGGTGTTCTCGATGAAGTTGTGCAGCATTTTATACCGTATAGAGTAGGAGAAATGAGAGATTCTCTTATAAATATAGCAAGCGGTTTATGGGGGATAATACTGTGTGTCTTATTTAAAGAGAAGAGGTATTGTGAAAATAATCAGTAAAAATCTTGAGTATAATACAAAAGGTAACCTGGATCTGATTGACATAACAGATGATTTAGGACGTATTATAGAGGATACTAACGTGCAAAACGGTACTGTCACCGTTTTTGTCGTGGGGTCTACAGCTGCCGTAACAACATTTGAATATGAGCCCGGAATGATACGTGATATGAACGATCTCTACGAAAAGGTTGCACCTGTAAAAAAACACTATAGTCATGACGATACATGGGGTGATGCAAATGGTTTT
The sequence above is a segment of the Candidatus Ancaeobacter aquaticus genome. Coding sequences within it:
- a CDS encoding tetratricopeptide repeat protein, yielding MKQKHKIYISENISIKTIRKISEELQIPEHKIRKYTHKEKQKKKIQENKGVLNKVYIHSFILVCALTLISYSSYMAYRHSDLVKTAVTLCEKIVLYTRNQSALNDNAYLANKINSTQQKALQCYKSANIMRAQGNKQGAISRYKDAVRYNPKYTKAYINLGVTLYEVGDKDSAKKAFEKVIELHPHSSDGYNNLGNLMTAEGIYSDALKLYREALRYNPHDSIVYYNIGYIYTKQGKRNEAKEYFNYAIEINPQLLLAHVQLAHLYYQDKEFDKARDHGKLALSLGGAKDKNLSKVLKKYINK
- a CDS encoding VanZ family protein, whose translation is MKIQLPKITLGITLLILASSFFAAQLSDALRSAIGFHYFYLAVRCIIILLCVLLIIYNYRERISHKRCFLFSVFVALGLIAIWFIKNPVERLHLLEFGLLGWFAYKELALRETRKIKKVLYPLLFIVIIGVLDEVVQHFIPYRVGEMRDSLINIASGLWGIILCVLFKEKRYCENNQ
- a CDS encoding flavodoxin domain-containing protein, which gives rise to MSKVLVCYYSRTGNTEKMAAAIGGFIKDEGVDVDVKKVQDVKANELEQYDGIVVGSPTYYGTMAWEIKKLLDESVVLHGKLKGKVGGAFSSAANIAGGNETTILDIINAFLIHGMIVQGEPKGDHYGPVAIGSPDQRTIDCCKKHAINIATLIKKL
- a CDS encoding secondary thiamine-phosphate synthase enzyme YjbQ, with the translated sequence MKIISKNLEYNTKGNLDLIDITDDLGRIIEDTNVQNGTVTVFVVGSTAAVTTFEYEPGMIRDMNDLYEKVAPVKKHYSHDDTWGDANGFSHIRAALQGPSLVIPLIEGKLTLGTWQQVVLAEFDNQPRNRNIVIQIMGE